Proteins co-encoded in one Halococcoides cellulosivorans genomic window:
- a CDS encoding aconitate hydratase: MGQTLTEKILDDHLVDGELNVGEEIGIEIDQVLTQDTTGTLVWLQFEALDLDEVQTDLAAQYCDHQTYQFDFRNTDDHRFLRSAAGTFGAHFSRPGNGICHNVHKENFARPGATMLGSDSHTPTPGGLGELAIGAGGLDVSVAMGGGAYYIEMPEIVEIRLEGELPDWATAKDVILELLRRESVKGGVGKIFEYTGPGVESLTVPERTTITNMGTELGATTSLFPTDEHTKDYLDRLGRVEDYEELSADPDAEYADQIVVDLSELEPLIATPSMPDNVVPVREVAGEDVEQVMIGSCTNGGFEDILPAAKMLEDHDIDPTTEMIVAPGSKQASEMLAREGWASEMMAAGVNFSESTCGACIGIGHVPASDSVSLRTFNRNFEGRSGIEDDNVYLCSPEVAAASAIAGEIVDPRDLADDIGLDVPGFELPEEYYGADTDLIPPEEAPDDGLIKGPNIADVPLKDPLDSHLEGPALLKMDDNITTDHIIPATQDILMYRSNIPKLSEFTLSRVDEDFADRALDSDGGFLVAGENYGQGSSREHAALCPMYLGVEGVLAQSFARIHKANLFNFGLIPLEIDEETYEQIDQGDDVEIVDDVRDAVESGQEEFTIRVNGDWEATGLLDASERERDLLAAGGKLSYTKQQHESGETPATGD; encoded by the coding sequence ATGGGACAGACACTCACCGAGAAGATTCTCGACGACCATCTGGTAGACGGCGAACTGAACGTCGGAGAGGAGATCGGCATCGAGATCGATCAGGTCCTGACACAGGACACGACGGGAACACTCGTCTGGCTCCAGTTCGAGGCGCTCGACCTGGACGAGGTCCAGACCGACCTCGCGGCCCAGTACTGTGACCACCAGACCTATCAGTTCGACTTCCGGAACACCGACGACCACCGCTTCCTGCGGTCGGCGGCGGGCACGTTCGGCGCGCACTTCTCGCGCCCGGGCAACGGCATCTGTCACAACGTCCACAAGGAGAACTTCGCGCGGCCGGGCGCGACGATGCTCGGGTCGGACAGCCACACGCCCACACCGGGCGGGCTGGGCGAGTTGGCGATCGGCGCGGGCGGACTCGACGTCTCGGTCGCGATGGGCGGCGGCGCGTACTACATCGAGATGCCCGAGATCGTCGAGATCCGTCTGGAGGGCGAACTGCCCGACTGGGCGACCGCGAAAGACGTCATCCTGGAGTTGCTCCGCCGCGAGAGCGTCAAAGGCGGCGTCGGCAAGATCTTCGAGTACACCGGCCCGGGCGTCGAGAGCCTGACCGTCCCCGAGCGGACGACGATCACGAACATGGGGACCGAACTCGGTGCGACGACGTCGCTGTTCCCCACCGACGAGCACACGAAAGACTACCTCGACCGTCTCGGTCGCGTCGAGGACTACGAGGAGCTCTCGGCCGATCCGGACGCCGAGTACGCCGACCAGATCGTCGTCGATCTCTCTGAGCTCGAACCGCTGATCGCGACGCCGTCGATGCCCGACAACGTCGTGCCCGTCCGCGAGGTCGCGGGCGAGGACGTCGAACAGGTCATGATCGGGTCGTGTACCAACGGTGGGTTCGAGGACATCCTCCCCGCGGCGAAGATGCTCGAAGACCACGACATCGACCCGACCACCGAGATGATCGTCGCGCCCGGGTCGAAACAGGCCTCCGAGATGCTCGCCCGCGAGGGCTGGGCCTCCGAGATGATGGCCGCCGGCGTCAACTTCTCGGAATCGACGTGTGGGGCCTGCATCGGCATCGGCCACGTGCCCGCGAGCGATTCGGTGAGCCTGCGAACGTTCAACCGGAACTTCGAGGGCCGCTCGGGCATCGAAGACGACAACGTCTACCTCTGTAGCCCCGAGGTCGCCGCCGCATCCGCGATCGCCGGTGAGATCGTCGACCCGCGCGACCTGGCCGACGATATCGGCCTGGACGTCCCGGGCTTCGAGTTGCCCGAGGAGTACTACGGCGCGGACACCGACCTCATCCCGCCCGAGGAGGCCCCCGACGACGGGCTCATCAAGGGGCCGAACATCGCGGACGTCCCGCTCAAAGACCCCCTCGACAGCCACCTGGAGGGGCCCGCACTGCTGAAGATGGACGACAACATCACGACCGACCACATCATCCCTGCGACCCAGGACATCCTGATGTATCGGTCGAACATCCCGAAGCTCTCGGAGTTCACCCTCTCGCGAGTGGACGAAGACTTCGCCGACCGCGCGCTCGACTCGGACGGCGGCTTCCTCGTCGCCGGCGAGAACTACGGCCAGGGCTCCTCGCGTGAACACGCCGCGCTCTGTCCGATGTACCTGGGCGTCGAGGGCGTGCTCGCCCAGAGTTTCGCGCGGATCCACAAGGCCAACCTGTTCAACTTCGGTTTGATCCCCCTGGAGATCGACGAAGAGACCTACGAACAGATCGATCAGGGCGACGACGTCGAGATCGTCGACGACGTGCGCGACGCCGTCGAGAGCGGCCAAGAGGAGTTCACGATCCGGGTGAACGGTGACTGGGAGGCGACCGGACTGCTCGACGCCTCCGAGCGTGAGCGCGACCTGCTCGCCGCCGGTGGGAAGCTCTCCTACACGAAACAGCAACACGAGAGCGGCGAGACGCCCGCGACCGGCGACTGA